In Fundulus heteroclitus isolate FHET01 chromosome 8, MU-UCD_Fhet_4.1, whole genome shotgun sequence, a genomic segment contains:
- the june gene encoding junE proto-oncogene, AP-1 transcription factor subunit, whose product MTAMMETPFYHDDSPAVPSFSQVAEYERYPGSKMLMSKKAMSMAGSHHFLSGGSNAAVGRSGNHNNLVLTGNGALMTSTSSSTPSSADMNLLKLASPDLEHLIIQSNQGLVTTSPVSNSSNPFLYRNQATNEQEGFADGFVKALADLHKQNQLVGGGHMSPSSSSTVSLQASYQRNLMSGGDMPVYTNLSSYNPGQIPYPSGQMAYGGGSGHGGGGPPTHARGLDAPQIVPEVPHPPGDPTSPPSLSPIDLETQERIKAERKKLRNRIAASKCRKRKLERISRLEEKVKVLKSQNSDLASTAAMLRQQVAQLKQKVMSHVTNGCQIAVASGAASKSGGGTGSEDSSC is encoded by the coding sequence ATGACGGCCATGATGGAGACTCCTTTCTACCACGACGACTCCCCCGCCGTCCCCAGCTTCAGCCAGGTTGCAGAGTACGAGCGTTACCCAGGAAGTAAGATGCTGATGAGTAAGAAGGCCATGTCCATGGCTGGAAGCCACCACTTCCTGAGTGGGGGCAGTAACGCAGCAGTGGGAAGGAGTGGGAACCACAACAACCTGGTGCTCACCGGTAACGGCGCCTTGATGACATCAACCTCGTCATCTACGCCGTCGTCTGCAGATATGAACCTGCTAAAGCTGGCGTCCCCCGACCTGGAGCATCTCATCATCCAGTCTAACCAGGGACTGGTCACCACGAGCCCGGTGTCCAACTCCAGCAACCCTTTCCTCTACCGCAACCAGGCCACCAACGAGCAAGAGGGGTTCGCAGACGGCTTCGTTAAAGCCCTGGCGGACCTTCACAAACAGAACCAGTTGGTGGGAGGTGGACACATGTCCCCGTCCTCGTCCTCCACCGTCTCCCTGCAGGCGTCCTACCAGAGGAATCTGATGTCCGGAGGAGACATGCCGGTCTACACCAACCTGAGCAGCTACAACCCCGGCCAGATTCCTTACCCCAGCGGGCAGATGGCGTATGGTGGAGGTTCAGGGCATGGTGGCGGTGGCCCCCCCACCCACGCCCGAGGTCTAGACGCCCCTCAGATTGTCCCGGAGGTGCCCCACCCGCCGGGCGACCCCACCTCCCCGCCTTCCCTCTCCCCCATCGACTTGGAGACGCAGGAGCGCATCAAGGCGGAACGCAAGAAACTCCGAAACCGCATCGCCGCGTCCAAGTGCCGGAAGCGGAAGCTGGAGCGAATTTCGCGGCTCGAGGAGAAGGTGAAGGTGCTGAAGAGTCAGAACTCGGACCTGGCCTCCACCGCTGCAATGCTGCGGCAGCAGGTCGCTCAGCTCAAACAGAAGGTCATGAGTCACGTGACCAACGGCTGCCAGATCGCTGTGGCGTCCGGAGCGGCCTCCAAATCTGGGGGAGGAACCGGCAGTGAGGACTCCAGCTGCTGA
- the LOC118563846 gene encoding heat shock protein 30-like produces the protein MLCSHGFPSALSPFMDFSWPVRSLWPEVRPLFYQQDLLQRNLQELRSSLQLMDKVQRQILEDTEPFRSSVALQPVSYQLDKEGEHFGLTLDTQGFAPEELSVRQVGRKLRVSGKTEKKQEDGKGSYSYRLQQFRQEFDLPEGVKHEDVSCSLSPDGKLHIQAAKVAAVEAADRELTIRRSSEEETHQSVCSQAEDSRAETDHRS, from the coding sequence ATGCTGTGCTCTCATGGATTCCCGTCTGCCCTCAGTCCATTCATGGACTTCTCCTGGCCTGTACGCAGTCTGTGGCCAGAGGTCAGGCCTCTGTTCTACCAGCAGGATCTCCTGCAAAGAAACCTGCAAGAGCTGCGTAGCAGTCTTCAGCTGATGGACAAAGTTCAACGGCAGATCCTGGAGGACACGGAGCCTTTCAGGAGCAGCGTGGCTCTGCAGCCAGTCTCCTACCAGCTGGACAAAGAGGGAGAGCACTTTGGCCTAACCCTGGACACTCAAGGCTTTGCTCCAGAAGAGCTGTCAGTCAGGCAGGTGGGCAGGAAGCTGAGAGTCAGCGGCaagacagagaagaaacaaGAGGACGGCAAAGGCTCCTACTCTTACAGACTGCAGCAGTTCAGACAGGAGTTTGATCTGCCTGAAGGGGTGAAGCATGAAGACGTCAGCTGCAGCCTTTCTCCAGATGGAAAGCTCCACATCCAGGCAGCCAAAGTTGCTGCTGTTGAGGCGGCCGACAGAGAGCTGACTATCAGGAGGAGCTCAGAGGAGGAAACACATCAGAGTGTGTGTTCACAAGCAGAAGACAGCCGAGCAGAGACAGACCACAGATCATAG
- the LOC118563847 gene encoding heat shock protein 30-like encodes MLCSHGFPSALSPFMDFSWPVRSLWPEVRPLFYQQDLLQRNLQELRSSLQLMDKVQRQILEDTEPFRSSVALQPVSYQLDKEGEHFGLTLDTQGFAPEELSVRQVGRKLRVSGKTEKKQEDGKGSYSYRLQQFRQEFDLPEGVKHEDVSCSLSPDGKLHIQAAKVAAVEAADRELTIRRSSEEETHQSVCSQAEDSRAETDHRS; translated from the coding sequence ATGCTGTGCTCTCATGGATTCCCGTCTGCCCTCAGTCCATTCATGGACTTCTCCTGGCCTGTACGCAGTCTGTGGCCAGAGGTCAGGCCTCTGTTCTACCAGCAGGATCTCCTGCAAAGAAACCTGCAAGAGCTGCGCAGCAGTCTTCAGCTGATGGACAAAGTTCAACGGCAGATCCTGGAGGACACAGAGCCTTTCAGGAGCAGCGTGGCTCTGCAGCCAGTCTCCTACCAGCTGGACAAAGAGGGAGAGCACTTTGGCCTAACCCTGGACACTCAAGGCTTTGCTCCAGAAGAGCTGTCAGTCAGGCAGGTGGGCAGGAAGCTGAGAGTCAGCGGCaagacagagaagaaacaaGAGGACGGCAAAGGCTCCTACTCTTACAGACTGCAGCAGTTCAGACAGGAGTTTGATCTGCCTGAAGGGGTGAAGCATGAAGACGTCAGCTGCAGCCTTTCTCCAGATGGAAAGCTCCACATCCAGGCAGCCAAAGTTGCTGCTGTTGAGGCGGCCGACAGAGAGCTGACTATCAGGAGGAGCTCAGAGGAGGAAACACATCAGAGTGTGTGTTCACAAGCAGAAGACAGCCGAGCAGAGACAGACCACAGATCATAG